From one Xiphias gladius isolate SHS-SW01 ecotype Sanya breed wild chromosome 12, ASM1685928v1, whole genome shotgun sequence genomic stretch:
- the si:ch73-335l21.1 gene encoding LOW QUALITY PROTEIN: insulin receptor substrate 1-B (The sequence of the model RefSeq protein was modified relative to this genomic sequence to represent the inferred CDS: deleted 1 base in 1 codon), with protein sequence MDSQAGEHQSCEDVRKSGYLRKQKSMHRRYFVLRAASERGPARLEYYESEKKFRSKAPVPKKAVALETCFNINKRADSKNKHMIVLYTRAESFAIAAENEADQDEWYQAMVDLQCKSKNPTDSGAAGDYGVPNPGPAFKEVWQVKVWPKGLGQAKNLVGIYRLCLTDKTVNFVKLNSDAAAVVLQLMNVRRCGHSENFFFVEVGRSAVTGPGEFWMQVDDSVVAQNMHETLLEAMKALSEEFRQRSKSQSNPALEGATASNPISVPSRRHHPNPPPSQVGFSRRPRTEPPGGANSGAGGSSANASPTPRHSFPRSRTASDGGRGEDGIVGTTPLQGPSSSPSTNGSCSTTPILRSKSVRSAPATAAKTSLGLMRSISNPAPSPAQSLSSSSGHGSEFGGVTSSAGAGPGSGAYSRVPSHRASVSGSPSDYGSSDEYGSSPGDHTLLPSPSLPGSSVGSVSSQSLGEEGANYILMGQRSGGGSGGSSNQGSLTSSSLPAPGTPACGSQPQTRRVLRRSSSRECEAERRLLSKRASLPPMTLERLAPRQRRAEEAADEDSADYAIMSRSTSRESFNSISSTTQRESVMGAGSAGGGGGYLDVAGEFKSEGSGGAGGSIDLGVDNGYMSMLPGVTQPPVSLSQSLAVSVPDSDSKPADDYMAMTPNNSVSPPQQIRPPPTSDGYMIMSPNSSCSPDQRGGLSGGAWVGSGSADSRAGSDYMNMSPISARSVNGSPPPPEHSGHLETSSQQQAPKMVYSYYSLPRSYKHNPSAGHFDDGPGRGRRPNGSCSRGMGGGRTMGGRQEQPAAGNSVVGRHLSLSSSSYSSSSASSESLGENEDRATQGVSTMAVGAQSKDGSKLQQRRGSGGLSKQGSHSRNRPVSLFVDVSKANTLPRVRENPLPAEPKSPGEYVSIEFKGEKCSQTGVGSGRGRGLRHGLSLPHCSSSQNPQHRPTSCLGNFVPLSRSPSAPITPPAASEYVNMDLGPSPSPSPLSLTPLVFPSFHTPPTPPTLAHAPKASDEGTTRPREEGAEVAEAPLRKSRESAPSVTESESPTSCGDYTEMAFSLNSNTVPRSSSSVSPKVPSPTRTDPSVPVLSRGIDFPLTKPGLNPDHGAKVIRADPQGRRRHCSETFLASPSLPSSTSTSSSSTASLFPEHAQAVARRLGFESMLWGNGAVTDTPTQCPLPGQQSLPTNNQTSSTEQGLNYIDLDLVNKESPHLGLDGPSGSQAPSRLFSVLGGGSGIGGVGTAVGSSSSSSLNTYASIDFYKSEELRTHQNGNKEGTEC encoded by the exons GTAAGAACCCCACTGACAGTGGGGCTGCGGGGGACTATGGCGTGCCCAATCCTGGGCCTGCATTCAAAGAAGTTTGGCAGGTGAAGGTGTGGCCCAAAGGCCTGGGTCAGGCCAAGAACTTGGTGGGCATCTACCGCCTTTGCCTGACTGACAAAACAGTCAACTTTGTCAAGCTCAactctgatgctgctgctgtggtgctGCAGCTGATGAATGTCAGGCGCTGCGGCCATTCAGAAAACTTTTTCTTCGTCGAGGTGGGACGCTCTGCCGTGACAGGCCCGGGCGAGTTCTGGATGCAG GTGGATGATTCAGTGGTGGCCCAGAACATGCATGAAACCTTACTGGAGGCCATGAAGGCACTGAGCGAAGAGTTCCGCCAACGCAGCAAATCTCAGTCGAAC CCGGCCCTGGAGGGGGCTACTGCTTCTAACCCCATCAGTGTTCCCTCACGCCGCCACCACCCAAACCCTCCTCCAAGCCAGGTGGGCTTCTCCCGCCGGCCCAGAACTGAACCTCCTGGAGGCGCTAACAGTGGAGCAGGGGGGAGCAGTGCCAATGCTTCTCCCACCCCACGGCATAGTTTCCCAAGGTCTCGCACTGCCAGTGACGGGGGGAGAGGTGAGGATGGGATAGTAGGGACCACACCACTACAAGGGCCAAGCTCCAGCCCCTCCACCAATGGCTCCTGCTCCACCACCCCAATCCTCAGGTCAAAGTCAGTCCGTTCAGCCCCCGCCACAGCTGCTAAAACTTCTCTTGGGTTGATGCGCTCCATCTCCAACCCAGCGCCCTCACCAGCCCAAAGCCTTTCATCTAGCTCTGGGCATGGCTCTGAGTTTGGAGGTGTAACATCTTCTGCTGGTGCCGGGCCAGGGTCTGGTGCCTACAGTCGTGTCCCCTCTCATCGCGCCTCTGTGTCAGGCTCGCCCAGTGACTATGGCTCCTCAGACGAGTATGGCTCTAGTCCTGGGGATCACACGCTCCTTCCATCCCCAAGCCTGCCTGGAAGCTCTGTTGGTAGCGTCAGCAGCCAGTCCCTTGGTGAGGAGGGAGCCAACTACATCCTGATGGGACAGCGtagtggtggtggcagtggtggcaGCAGTAATCAGGGGAGCTTGACATCTAGCTCCCTGCCAGCACCAGGAACGCCAGCCTGTGGCTCCCAGCCCCAGACCAGGAGAGTGCTGCGTCGCTCCTCCAGCCGCGAATGTGAAGCTGAACGTAGGCTGCTGAGTAAGCGGGCTTCCTTACCACCTATGACCCTGGAGAGGCTGGCCCCACGTCAGCGTAGAGCCGAAGAAGCAGCAGATGAAGATTCAGCCGATTATGCCATCATGTCGAGGAGCACCAGCCGCGAGTCCTTTAACTCCATCTCCTCTACCACACAGAGGGAATCCGTCATGGGTGCTGGGtcagcagggggaggaggaggatactTGGATGTGGCGGGGGAGTTTAAAAGTGAAGGAagtggaggagcaggaggtaGTATAGATTTAGGTGTGGACAATGGGTATATGTCCATGTTGCCTGGCGTCACTCAGCCTCCAGTATCCTTGTCCCAGTCATTGGCTGTCTCTGTCCCAGACTCAGATTCTAAACCTGCTGATGATTACATGGCCATGACCCCTAACAACAGCGTGTCCCCTCCACAGCAGATCCGGCCTCCACCAACTTCTGATGGCTATATGATCATGTCCCCCAATAGCAGCTGCTCCCCTGACCAGCGTGGCGGTCTCTCTGGAGGGGCTTGGGTGGGCAGTGGCAGTGCGGACAGCAGGGCAGGCAGTGACTATATGAACATGTCTCCAATCAGCGCACGTTCTGTAAATGGCAGCCCCCCACCTCCTGAACACAGTGGACATTTGGAGACCAGCTCTCAGCAGCAAGCCCCCAAGATGGTGTATTCTTACTATTCCCTTCCCAGGTCATACAAACATAACCCTTCTGCTGGACACTTTGACGATGGTCCTGGACGAGGTAGAAGGCCCAATGGGAGTTGTAGTAGGGGAATGGGTGGAGGTAGGACTATGGGAGGGCGTCAGGAGCAACCAGCAGCAGGAAACTCAGTGGTTGGACGCCACCTGTcgctctcctcttcctcatacTCCTCCAGCTCAGCCAGCAGCGAGAGCCTTGGGGAGAACGAGGACCGAGCTACCCAGGGAGTGAGCACCATGGCTGTTGGAGCTCAGTCCAAAGACGGGAGTAAGCTCCAGCAGAGACGGGGCTCTGGCGGGTTGTCCAAGCAGGGTAGCCATAGTAGAAACAGACCAGTGAGCCTGTTTGTTGATGTATCCAAGGCTAATACCCTTCCTAGAGTCCGTGAGAACCCCCTACCCGCCGAACCTAAGAGCCCTGGGGAGTACGTTAGCATTGAGTTTAAGGGGGAGAAGTGCAGCCAGACTGGAGTTGGATCAGGGCGTGGCAGGGGTCTCAGGCATGGTTTATCACTGCCTCATTGCTCAAGCAGCCAGAATCCTCAACACAGGCCAACTTCTTGCTTAGGTAACTTTGTCCCCCTCTCCCGTAGCCCCTCTGCCCCCATCACTCCTCCAGCTGCCTCCGAGTATGTCAACATGGACCTGGGCCCTTCTCCGTCCCCCTCACCTCTCTCCCTTACCCCACTAGTTTTCCCATCTTTCCACACCCCTCCCACGCCTCCAACTCTTGCTCATGCCCCCAAAGCCAGTGATGAGGGTACTACTCGCCCTCGTGAAGAGGGGGCTGAAGTAGCTGAGGCCCCACTtaggaaaagcagagaaagtGCTCCATCAGTGACTGAGTCTGAGTCCCCTACATCCTGTGGAGACTACACAGAGATGGCCTTCAGCTTGAATAGCAACACCGTCCCTAGGTCATCATCCAGTGTCTCCCCCAAAGTCCCTTCGCCCACAAGGACTGATCCTTCGGTTCCAGTACTGTCACGGGGCATAGATTTCCCCTTAACCAAACCAGGACTCAACCCAGACCATGGGGCTAAAGTTATCCGGGCCGACCCCCAAGGACGCAGACGGCATTGCTCAGAAACCTTCCTTGCCTCgccttccctcccctcctctacCTCTACTTCCTCTTCATCCACTGCCTCCCTATTTCCAGAACACGCCCAAGCTGTGGCCCGCCGTCTGGGCTTTGAAAGCATGCTGTGGGGGAATGGTGCTGTGACTGATACCCCCACTCAGTGCCCCCTCCCTGGACAGCAGTCCCTCCCCACCAACAATCAGACTTCATCCACAGAGCAAGGTCTTAACTACATTGACTTGGACTTGGTCAACAAAGAGAGCCCCCATTTGGGCCTGGATGGACCCTCAGGTAGCCAGGCCCCTTCCCGCCTCTTCTCTGTATTGGGTGGAGGTTCTGGGATTGGGGGAGTGGGCACTGCAGTCGGCAGTAGCAGCAGCTCCAGCCTCAACACTTACGCCAGCATTGACTTCTACAAATCAGAGGAGCTGCGGACACATCAGAATGGAAACAAGGAGGGAacag